A DNA window from Hordeum vulgare subsp. vulgare chromosome 1H, MorexV3_pseudomolecules_assembly, whole genome shotgun sequence contains the following coding sequences:
- the LOC123410735 gene encoding probable glutathione S-transferase GSTU6, with product MAAAAGGDEVKLLGVWDSPFVNRVQIVLNLKGISYEYVEEDLHNKGELLLASNPVHKKVPVLIHNGKPIPESQVIVQYIDEAWRGTGPSLLPADPLERATARFWAAYVDDKVGSPWFTILFARKTEEKMEAAVRAISAMETLEGAFEGCSGGKPFFGGDGIGFVDVVLGSYLGWFVVIEKMIGVKLMDSARTPALAAWAEHFRMADAAKGVLPEDVDKVLEFLQTFLD from the exons ATggcagcggcagcaggaggagacgAGGTGAAGCTGCTAGGCGTGTGGGACAGCCCGTTCGTGAACAGAGTGCAGATCGTGCTCAACCTCAAGGGGATCAGCTACGAGTACGTCGAGGAAGACCTCCACAACAAGGGCGAGCTCCTCCTGGCCTCCAACCCCGTGCACAAGAAGGTGCCCGTCCTCATCCACAACGGCAAGCCCATCCCGGAGTCGCAGGTCATTGTGCAGTACATCGACGAGGCCTGGCGCGGCACCGGCCCGAGCCTCCTCCCCGCCGACCCGCTCGAGCGCGCCACCGCCCGATTCTGGGCCGCCTACGTCGACGACAAG GTTGGGTCGCCGTGGTTCACGATCCTGTTCGCCCGCAAGACCGAGGAGAAGATGGAGGCGGCAGTGCGGGCCATCTCGGCGATGGAGACGCTGGAAGGCGCGTTCGAGGGCTGCTCCGGGGGCAAGCCGTTCTTCGGCGGCGACGGCATCGGGTTCGTCGACGTTGTGCTCGGCAGCTACCTGGGGTGGTTCGTGGTGATCGAGAAGATGATCGGCGTCAAACTCATGGACTCCGCGAGGACGCCGGCCCTGGCCGCGTGGGCTGAGCATTTCAGGATGGCGGATGCGGCGAAGGGTGTCTTGCCTGAAGATGTCGATAAGGTGCTCGAGTTTCTGCAGACGTTCCTTGATTAG